The genomic region AGAAGGCATCCGACAATTCCCAGCTCGCCAATCGCGACATGGCTGACTCCTCCAGTTGTGATGGAGGAAGCTGGCTCAACGGAATCGAAATGTCAACCTATTTACGGATAAGCTCTTACTATGACATCAATTGCATCGTGGACGGCGGCGTGAAGCTCTACCGCGTGACCACCATACATAACTGGTTGAAGGATCGGATGACTTCGGCGGCCGGTTCCCTGCCCTTGGGGAGCCGGCCGCTGCTTTTCCGTCTGTCTGCGGGAATGGACATAAGACGATGTGGGCAGCTTTGTACCCGGCCTTGGGGACTGTCCGCAGACTGTCCGCAGGCTGTCCGCAGACAGCCTATTCCTCGCGGCGCCACCACCTTCCGCCTCGTTGCCAGGCCCCCGCTCGCTCACGTAGTTGGTATGGTCGGATCCTCGCCCACCCGGGCGCCCATGAGCATCAGCGTCCCTGACACCTGCCCGCGGACGGCGGAGGCGAAAATGTCGCCCTTGTGCAGCAAGGTCTTCGGCCTTGGGGACTGTCCGCAGACTGTCCCCAGACTGTCCCTTGACTGTCCGCAGACAGCCTATTCCTCGCGGCGCCACCACCATCCGCCTCGTTGCCAGGCCCCCGCTTGATCACGTAGTTGGTATGGGCGGATCCTCGCCCACCCGGGCGCCCGTGAGCATCAGCGTCCCTGGCACCCTGCCCGTGGACGGATGACTCGCACTCCACCGCCTCCAGAGTGCCGAGCTTTTTCTCACCACATTAATTGCTACTTATAAGGGGTATTTTAAAAAGAGCCCCGGCGCGATTCCGCGGCCAGGGCCAAAACCGAAGGAGAGGAATGCCCATGATTGAGATTCACAGGCAAGAGCGGGTGGGGGACTTGGTGACCCGCCATCCCTCGCTATCCAAGTCTTTCGCCCAGGCCGGCATCGACTTCTGCTGCGGCGGCGGCCGGACCCTGGACGAGGCCTGCCGTGAGGCCGGTTGTGAACCTGAGGAGCTGCTGGCCGACCTGCGGCGGACCCTGTCGCGGGACGAGGCGCAGGAGCCGGACCTTCGCGCCATGTCCCTTACCCAATTGGTGGAGCACATCCTCGAACAGCACCATGCCTACCTACGCACCGAGCATCCCCACCTGGACATGCTGACCGAGAAGGTGGCCCTCGTACATGGGTCCAAGGATGACCGCCTGGAAGCAGTGCGGCTGGAGTTCATCGGACTCTTCGAGGAACTCTTCGATCACATGGCGAAGGAGGAGCAGGTGCTCTTCCCCATGATCTGCCAATTGGAGGCTTCCGATCGTGCCCCGGACTTCCACTGCGGATCCCTGGCCAATCCCATCGGGCAGATGGAGCGGGAGCACGAAGCGGTGGGATCGGCCCTGCGCCGCCTGCGCGCCCTCACCGACGGCTATCAAGCGCCCGACTGGGCCTGCAACACCTACCGTGCCATGGTGGACGGGCTTGCCCGGTTGGAGCACGACATCCATGTCCATGTGCACAAGGAGAACAACGTCCTCCATCCGGCCGCCCTGGAGCTGGAGGCCCGCCGCCAGTCCTGATGCAGGATGGGACGCTTCTCGCGAGACCGCCCGCCCGATCCATCGCCCGGCATCCGTGGGCGTGCACCGGGCGGGTTCTCACATTCCACTTGCACCTGAAGACCTGCCGCACCAGATTGGAGCGGCATCCCACGCCAGCCTGCCCTCAGGACGACCGCCTGCCCCAGGCTGGGTCGCGACCAGGCCAGGCCGGCGACCCATGTCTTGCCGGGCGCCAGGGCGGGGCATCCGGGGCAGGTCCGCGGAAGGGATTCACCGATCAACGGAAGGAGACCGTCATGAAAACCTCATGGAAGATGCGCCTTGCAGCCACGCTGGGACTGTTTCTGGCCCTGGCCCTGCCGTTGCGCGCCCAGTTCCTCATCACCTCCGTCACGCCCTCCGACGGCGCGGCCGGATTGCCTGGAGCGGTGTCGGTCTGCCTGACCTTCAACGCGGCGCTGGACACCACCCAGCGCTTCACCGTGAACGGCGGCGACGAGGCCGTACTGCCCGTGCAGGCGCTCATCGCCGAACCGGAGGACGGCATCGGCCTGACCGGCTGGACCTGGAGCGGCGGCACGAACATCCTCTGCCTTGAACTCACCCTCGCCGCCGGACACGACTACTACTTCCTGGTGGATCGCGCCATCAGTGCCCAGGGAGCGGATCTGGACGCTCCCCGCGACCTGCACCTGAGCCGCCTGCCCGCCATGGGCGAGCGCCAGGTCCAGGGTCAGGTGGCGCGCCTGGACGGGGAATCGCCCTACGGCGCGGTGGTGGGTCTTTTCGACGCCCCGCCCTTCGGCGAGGAGGACGCCCAGTTGCTGGCCGCCACGGTGGTCTTGCATCCCACCGGAACCTACGCCATCCCCTATGTGCGGCCGGGCCTCTACTATCCCATCACGGCCATGGACCTGGACAGGGACGGCAACATCAGCACGGAGGCGGGCGACCTCATCGGCTACTTGGACGCCGATGAGGACGGGGAGCCGGATGCCATCGTGGTGGGCGGGGAGGACGTGGACGGCATCGACATGCTGCTCTTCTCCATGAGCCTGAGCCCCTTCCTGGCCCGTGAAGGCCTGGAGGAGGCCCGCCAGCTGGCCGCGGAGCATGCGATGGTGACCGACGCGGAGCTGCGCGCCGTGCTGAGCATCGGCGAAACGGTGGAGGACAACGGCCGCAGCATGGGCTGGGGTTACCAGTTCTATTCGCCCACCTTGACGGCCTACATCATGGTCATCCACTTCACCCATATCAGTTGGGTGGAGATCGGCGGTTCGGACTGGCCGCCCATGGCCACCCTGCCGGAGGTGTTCATCGACAGCGACGCGGCCATGTCCATCGCCCTGAACAACGGCGGCTGGGAAGTGGAGGAGAGCCTGAGCGACGACATGCGCTGGGCCATGGCCGGCAACTTCCACTGGCTCTGGCCGGAGGACCCGACCCTTCCCCTCTGGGCCGTGCACTTCGCGGGCTGGTTCAACGGGACCCAATGGCAGGACCATGTCTTCGTCATCAACGCCGTCACCGGGGAATTCCTCGGCAGCTGGGACGAGAACTCCGCCCTGCCAACCCCCGGACCGCTCGTGCCGTCCTCACTGGTTCTGGGCGATCCCTGGCCCAACCCCTTCAATCCAATCGTCCACATTCCCTTTGAGTTGACCAGTCCGGGAGACGTGCATCTCACCGTGCACAACCTGGCGGGCCAAGTGGTGGCAGAGTTGGTGCGGGGCGTTGTCCCGTCTGGCCGGCACCAGCTCGTCTGGGACGCGGCGGGACTGGCGGGCGGCCTCTATCTGGTGAGGCTGGAGCGGGACGGGCGGGTGGAAATGCGCAAGGCCCTGCTGCTGAAGTGATGGGTTCCTGCCTGGCGAAGGGAGGCCGCCGCCCGGGTGTTTTCGACCGGGACTGGGAGGATCGAATCCAGGACCAAACAGGCAACCAATTTTTCGCGCCCGTCACTTTGGTCTTGCGTACATGAATCGGCCGTGTTAACGTGGATGCGTCGTCGCCAACTGGCGACGGTCTCCCGTCAACGGTGGCTATCTGACCAGTCGATCTTGCCCCCTGCCCAGCCGGTGCGGTTGACGGCCTGCCGTCCCCCTGCACGAGGATTGGACGGGAAGTTTCCCAGGGGGCACCCGGCTGGCAAGCAACGTGCGAGGTCCCCATGCGCTCCACCCACCTGACTCCCTTGCTTTTGCTTGCTGGCTTGGTCCTGCCGTCGGCGGCCATTCCGGCGGCGGATCTGCCACCCCACATTGTGCTGGACCCGGAGGTCCGCCAGGCAGTCCCCCCCATCCACGACACGGTGGTCGAGCCGGTCCTCAAGTGGGAGGCGCATCCGCGGGTGGACACGAACTACGCCATCGGCGACGAGGTGGTGGTGGGGACGACCCGCTACGATTACCAGCACAACGGCTCCCATGGGAAGATGATCGCCGTTTCCGCAGATGGCGTCAGTCACGGTTCTTTCATGGGCGGTGCCAACGTGGGGGCTGGGAGGCGTGTCCTGGCCTGGTGTGTGGATCCCGACCTGAGCCTCACGCCTGCCATGAATGTAATGCTGGGCAGGGCCGGCTTCACCACCCACGCCACCACCAGCGCAGCCCCGGTCAACGGGTTGCCGTCAGAATCAGGAGTGGCGGGGTGTCACACCACCACGGGCGCCTGGTTCGGGGTGGATTTCTGGGGTTGCACCCTGGCTTTCGACCTGATCCCTGAAACGGAAAACGCCGACATCCTCTGGCCCCACATCGCCCTGGACTACCGCGACAAGCTGCACATGGTCTGCAGCAACGGTGGGACGGTCATCCCCAACGGCGTGCACTACACGGCCTCCACCAACGGCCAGTCTTGGGACGGACCCTACGTCCTGGTGACGGACGACAGCAACACAATCAGCGCCGTGCCCGTCGCCGCCAAGCACGCGCCGGGAGCGGCCGTCCTCTTCATGGAACGCACGGCGGCGGCGCCAGACGTCTATGAAGACCAGTTCTATGGAGCCAATCAGTGGTGCCACGACATCCTGTGCTACGAGACGCGGGGCGCGACCAACAACCTCTTCACCCGCATCGCCCAGGGGAATCCTGTCAACCTGACGCGCTTCTGGGATCCCACCTCGCCCGCGCCGTTTCGCACCACCGTGGGCGCCTTCACCGACATGGACGCCATCTACGACAGCCAGCAAACGCCGGACCTGCACGTGGCCTTCACTGCGCCCGTGGCGCGGGTGGACAGCCTGCAATGGGTCACGCTTGACGACAATGTGGCCCATTCCCTGCCCTTCATCGACTTGTGCTACCGCAGCGCCCTTTTTCACATCAATGCCTCAACGGGGGAGTGGGGGCACATCGGGGGTTGGTTGGCCGCCGACCACGAGGGGGAGGAGATTCCCTATGTCTTCGCCGGCGTCTTCCGTGTCAAGGAGGACCGCGTGCAACTGGCCCATGACCCGGACACGGGCCACCTCTACGCGCTGTGGAATGTCTACGACCTCGCCGATCGGCGCTCCCCGGGTTCCGACGGCAAGGCGATGGCCAACGGCGAACTCTACATGGCCTGCTCGGCGGACAATGGGCGCACTTGGGGACCGCGCATCAACATCACCAACACGCCCAGCCCCGGCTGCCTGGCTCCCGATTGCCTGAGCGAGACCTATGCCACCCTGGCCGAGACGGTGTCCGGAGGCTGTCTGCATGTGACCTTCCTGCAGGATCGCCATGCGGGCGCATCCATCCGCGACACGGACATCAATGACGGATCGCTGGAGACGGAGAACGACGTCTACTACCTGCGCATCCCCATCGGCGAGATTCCGCCTCCGGCGGGCGAGGCCTGGGATGCCGCCGGGCATATCGGTCTCAGTCGCTACAACAGCCACCGCACGGTCCTTTGGACCTATGGCTCACTGAACAACGTGCTCAACTGGGACCGTGTGGAAATCCTCAACGAAGGCTGGCAGCCGCGCCACTTGGACCGTCTCTCCTTCTACCACGATCCGCTGGATCCCTTCGACAGCGCCGGTCTATGGGTGACCTGGCAGGTCAAGCCGGGGGACTTGTTGGCGGACAACGAGTGGATCACCGAGCCCGCCGACGGCGGTGACTGGGATGGCCTGCTGCCCGTCATGGACGCCCTGCAGGTCAAGCTGGGCATCGGCCACGTGGACTACCCGCTGCGCGAGCAGGCCTTCCGCTTCGAATTCGACGACGGAACCGTGCGCACTTACCGTTACCAGTATTACGGCCTTGATGGCAACGGATCGCTGGTGGAACTCATCGACCTGGACAACCTGGACCAGTATGCGAGCCGTGTCCTCTACGAACGACAGGCCGGCTTGCCGGTCTGCCAGGTCCATCCCGGCCTGTTGGACTTCGGCCAGCTGGAGACGGGCGAGGTGGTGGAGCAGTCCTTCGTCATCACCAATGCGGGCGGCGGCCGCCTGCAGGGAGAGGTGGAGGCCGCCTGTCCCGGCGTCACCATCCTCGACGGGATGCTCGACCTGGGCGCGGAAGAGAGCCAAACGGTCACCGTGCGCGTGGAGGGCCTTGCCCCGGGCGGGCTGGTCTGCGAGCTGGCGCTACCCGGACCGTGTCCGGCGGTGGTTGTGCAAGCTGTGGTGACACAGACCGTCGCGGCGGAGGAGTCCCCCGCGGCTTTCGGACTCACGGCCATCCGTCCCAATCCCTTCAACCCGACGACAACCATCGATTTCAGCCTGCCTGAAACGAGGCACGTGCTCCTTCGCGTCTATGACACACAGGGACGGCTGGTGGGCAAACTGGTCGATCGGCTGGTGGAGCGAGGATCCCACCAAGTCGTGTTCGATGCCGCCAGCCTGCCCAGCGGCATCTACATCGCCCACCTCCAGGCCGGCGAGTTTCAGGAGGCGCGCACTCTCTTGCTGGTGAAATAGGCCCTGCCGCGGCCAGGTTGTCAACGCTCCATGCTGGGCCGGCCTCGCGCGCGCGAGGTCGGCCCATTCTGTCTTTAACGCAAATCGATGTCAGACAACAGGTTCGCCCTGATCCGCGACAGTCGGGTCCGATCCGGGCGTCTCGGGGATGCGCATCCCCCTTCCTATCTTCCACTGTCGTTCTCTTAACACCCAATTGGGACAGGCATACCATGAGCATCAGTCTGCTGGCACAGAGCATCTCAGAGTCCCCGACTCTGGTCATGAACGAGAAGGCCCGGCTCCTGAAGGAGGCCGGCCAACCGGTGATCCACCTGGGCTCGGGCGAGCCTCAAAGCAAGACCCCCATTGACGCCGTGCGCGCCGCAGTGGCGCAATTGGTCACGGCCGACGTCCGCTACACGCCCACCGACGGCACCCCGGCCCTGAAGAAGGCCATCCTCCGCTACACGGAGGAGAATTACGGCAAGGTGCTGGCCCCGGAGAACGTGGTGGTGAGCGCCGGCGCCAAGCAGTCGCTGGCGGGCATCCTCACCTGCATCCTCAACCCGCAGGATGAGGTGATCATCCTCTCGCCCTATTGGGTGAGCTACCCGGAACTGGCCAAGCTCTTCTACGCCAAGCCCATCATCGTCACGCCGGAGGACGGCCGCTTCCATCCCCGCATGCAGGACATCGAGGCGGCGGTGACGGGCTACACGCGGGCCATCATCATCAACAGCCCCAACAACCCCAGTGGCGCCGTCTACGACGAGGCCTTCACCAAGGCCATCGTCGAGTTCTGCGAGAAGAAGGGCATCTGGCTCATCACCGACGACATCTACCACAAGCTGGTCTTCGACGGCGCCCGCTGGTATCCGGCCACCAGGTACCAGCAATGCGATTTCGACGACGGC from bacterium harbors:
- the ric gene encoding iron-sulfur cluster repair di-iron protein, producing MIEIHRQERVGDLVTRHPSLSKSFAQAGIDFCCGGGRTLDEACREAGCEPEELLADLRRTLSRDEAQEPDLRAMSLTQLVEHILEQHHAYLRTEHPHLDMLTEKVALVHGSKDDRLEAVRLEFIGLFEELFDHMAKEEQVLFPMICQLEASDRAPDFHCGSLANPIGQMEREHEAVGSALRRLRALTDGYQAPDWACNTYRAMVDGLARLEHDIHVHVHKENNVLHPAALELEARRQS
- a CDS encoding T9SS type A sorting domain-containing protein, with the protein product MRSTHLTPLLLLAGLVLPSAAIPAADLPPHIVLDPEVRQAVPPIHDTVVEPVLKWEAHPRVDTNYAIGDEVVVGTTRYDYQHNGSHGKMIAVSADGVSHGSFMGGANVGAGRRVLAWCVDPDLSLTPAMNVMLGRAGFTTHATTSAAPVNGLPSESGVAGCHTTTGAWFGVDFWGCTLAFDLIPETENADILWPHIALDYRDKLHMVCSNGGTVIPNGVHYTASTNGQSWDGPYVLVTDDSNTISAVPVAAKHAPGAAVLFMERTAAAPDVYEDQFYGANQWCHDILCYETRGATNNLFTRIAQGNPVNLTRFWDPTSPAPFRTTVGAFTDMDAIYDSQQTPDLHVAFTAPVARVDSLQWVTLDDNVAHSLPFIDLCYRSALFHINASTGEWGHIGGWLAADHEGEEIPYVFAGVFRVKEDRVQLAHDPDTGHLYALWNVYDLADRRSPGSDGKAMANGELYMACSADNGRTWGPRINITNTPSPGCLAPDCLSETYATLAETVSGGCLHVTFLQDRHAGASIRDTDINDGSLETENDVYYLRIPIGEIPPPAGEAWDAAGHIGLSRYNSHRTVLWTYGSLNNVLNWDRVEILNEGWQPRHLDRLSFYHDPLDPFDSAGLWVTWQVKPGDLLADNEWITEPADGGDWDGLLPVMDALQVKLGIGHVDYPLREQAFRFEFDDGTVRTYRYQYYGLDGNGSLVELIDLDNLDQYASRVLYERQAGLPVCQVHPGLLDFGQLETGEVVEQSFVITNAGGGRLQGEVEAACPGVTILDGMLDLGAEESQTVTVRVEGLAPGGLVCELALPGPCPAVVVQAVVTQTVAAEESPAAFGLTAIRPNPFNPTTTIDFSLPETRHVLLRVYDTQGRLVGKLVDRLVERGSHQVVFDAASLPSGIYIAHLQAGEFQEARTLLLVK
- a CDS encoding aminotransferase class I/II-fold pyridoxal phosphate-dependent enzyme; translated protein: MSISLLAQSISESPTLVMNEKARLLKEAGQPVIHLGSGEPQSKTPIDAVRAAVAQLVTADVRYTPTDGTPALKKAILRYTEENYGKVLAPENVVVSAGAKQSLAGILTCILNPQDEVIILSPYWVSYPELAKLFYAKPIIVTPEDGRFHPRMQDIEAAVTGYTRAIIINSPNNPSGAVYDEAFTKAIVEFCEKKGIWLITDDIYHKLVFDGARWYPATRYQQCDFDDGKLVVVNGVSKLYGMTGFRIGWCLAPKKLQEAIVRVQAQTASCAPALSQAGAVGALNGLQSGIENLRLSLQNNALVMKKELNAFNGVFLREPQGTFYCLADFSTYERDSVKLANMLLEKVMVVTVPGVSFGVEGHLRLSTCGTVKQIMDGVARMKWALDPESPNEIFIGDRKMVRNWN